CCCCAGTCCTTTCTGACAATGAACCTGACCGAGGAACTAACAGCTTCATTACATGCCATTTGAAGATAGTTTTGCCTCTTCACTCAGTTTTCTAGAAGATTCCAGGCTTCTTGATGCCCCATCTAGAACTGGGTGAGGGCTGATGCATGTCCCCCACTGAAAACACCTCAGTGACAAAGACACTGATCAGAATGAGTGATCCTCCACTCACTGTGCCTTCAAAACCGGGTCCTTGCTTCATTCTGACCTGTCCCACCCCTTGCCTGGGATGTTTCTTTGGACCTGCAATTGGAACCACTGCTCTCCGAGGCCTCATGCACTCCTGGGCTTGAGCATTTCCCTTTGGTATGAAGGAGAACAAGTAGCAGAAATCTTACAAGCTCCACAGAACTATTTGCAGCACAGTGGTGGGAGAAAGttgctgctttctcccagctcaAGTAGGAAACATGTTTCCACAGATGGTCCTGTCATCACCCAGCTGAGCAACCACCAAGGCTGCAATTCCAAACAAGCTGGCAAGGCCCAGAGGAGCTTAGACTCCACCAACCACTCACCTCCTCTGGAGCCTGTGCCCCTTTTTTGACTACCAGCCCTCCAGCTGAGTCTGCCAGGTTCCCTCTGGTTACTTTCAAGGGAGGTCCTTCATCCAACAGAACTACACCGAAGTCCAGCCTTGAGCACAAAGAAATCCACTGAACCTTCACCAGTGACAACCTCCTCCTCAGCCAGGAGGCACACGTCCATTGCTGACCTGTAGAGGTTCCACAATCCAGCCCCTCACACCTTCCCCTTCAGTCTCAGCAGCCTTGTGAGAGACCTCAAAGGAACTGGATTTTCCTGTCGGTGTTGGCCAGAGGACAAAGCAAACAGGTTATCTATGCCTAAGCTGCTTCACACAGTCTAAAAAGCCACAAGTCCTGCATCAGATCAGTACCTACAAACACAGCAATGCTCAGAATACCAGCCTGGCCCTGGGAATATGCCACCCAGGTGGAGACTCATCTGCTCCTGTGTGCCAAGGGAGCTGGGTGCACCTGAACAACTCCTCTAAACTCTTCCTGCTTTTGAGGGAACCTGGATCAGAGGCCAATCATCCAAGCCAGGAGGGTGGAGATCATTTTCCAGAAGACAAGAACCATGCATCTTGCTCCACCagtcctcagggctgctctctgCTTGGCTGCAGCACTGTGGATGTCAGTGGTCCCAGCCTGGAAACCAGGCTCGCTGAGTTCTGAGGCAAAGCAGCTTCTTCTGGGGGGTGGGTGGAGATTTCTGTTGGCATTAATTCACTCCTTGTTCCTTCCTTTACTCTTGGACAAAAGCCAGGCAATTTATTGTGCTATTCTCTAGAGAACCCATATTTCTGGAGCTGACAAGCATCCTTGCCAGCTTTCTGGCTTGCCTCAGGTGGCCCCTGTTGCCAGCTCAGCTCGCTCTGCAGTCTGTATCTAGGACTCCATCCGCCAGGTCTGCACCAAGGAGAGGGAAATCTCCTGGTTTTTAGAGTAATCCTCTTGGCacacagctgcatttttaagcttttctagTATCAAACCTCATTCAGACACAGGAGCACCATGTCCAAAGCATTCCTGCAGTGCTGAACTGTAGCATTCCAGCTCTGCAAGCTTATGGTGAGccctctgctcttctctctggTAAAGAGACAGAGCAAACTAAATCTAGTGCAGAGATATGGGAGGCAGCATTCCCATACAGACAGCAAATCAGATTATCAGTTGAGTGCCAAGTCCAAAGCCACCTTTCCCCAGTTCAAGTCCAGAGAACGCTTGGGAAGGCTTAGGACATGCATCTCCCACCTCACCCTTCCCATATGCTGTCTGGAAAAGATTTGCTTCAATTCCTACCTGTGCTTTTACAGCACTACTCCAACTATGTTCAAAATGAGACAGTAGAAAGAGAAGATCCCTCATGCAGACAGACAGACTACCTCACGGGAGCATCGAgaatggggatgctgggggggattctgtgctgctgccaacCACAGGGATGCAGTGGGCCCAAAAGCGTGGCTGGGGCAAAATTGCATTCTCTGCCCTTCACTCAGGGAGTCTTGTACCAAAAGCCTGGTCCCTCCCAGTGTACCTCACCTGCCTGACCAGTGCATCAGTGTGTGGGATGGTGACCCCAGCAGGGAGCTCCCGGGTCCCCTTGAACACCCCAAGGTCCTGCTGCACAGGCTCAGCCACTGGGTGGCTCCAGAGGGACACCCAGGGAGCCAGGGCGGATCCACGAAGCCTCCACTGGGGACAAGATATCCAAAGCATTTCAATTCTGTCCCTCCAGTGTATCTGAGCCTCCTGCTTTTTTTGCCCTACAGGTATACAAACCACAGAATTAGTTTCTACTGAGgcatccttcccatccctggcactaAAATATCCCCAATGTCCACAGAAATTGTACTGGAACAGAATGTACAAAAACCTTCCCAAATCCTGCATTTGTACCTCCATCTCCAGGGCAGGATGTTCTGTTTAATAGCTGCCAGAGAAGATGCCCCAAGCAAATATACAGCATGCCAAGAATTGCTGGTGAGCTGATAAGCACCTCACACCAAcaagagaacaggaaaatgtttcctATCAAAAATCATTGGGTGCTTTTAAAGTGGTTTATTCCATGCATCTCAGTACCTGTGAACCAAGATGGCTGGTTGTGAGGGTTCATCAGCCTGATGAAGAGTGAGGCAGTAAATACTTAATTCCCAACGTAATGTAATCCAAAAATTACAAAGAGCTCTAACACACTGAGACAATTAAGGCAGAGTATTATAAGCCAGCACAATAAGCCTCCAACTCTGTTTTGAGGTGAACTTCAATCTGCTGCACAGACCAAAAGACATGGTGCTGCACccagtggagaaaagaaagagggtGAGGTTAGAGAAGTGAGTGTACTCACCCATCAATTATTAGCTGGTCATAGGGTGCTGGTTTGTCACACACAGGGCACATCCACGTGGGTTTTTTCTCATTCATCTGTAGGTAGAAGACTGCATCAAAGCACTGCAGATGTGCACAGGTCTCTGCCCGGCACGGCACCGACAGCCGCATCTTCACCAGCTGTTGGAGCAAAGAGCAGGAGATCAGCAATGAAACCCACCCAAGCCATCACCAGACAGTTCTCAGTATCAAGCACAAAGGGTTCAGTAGTTTGCAAAGCTGGTCTGGCAACAGAGAAGGGTTTCCTTGACAAAACCAGACTAAATATATTACAAAGACTCACCGGGCAGATAAGCGAGACACGAACACCCGTAGTGGCAATTTCACTGTCTGGGTCCAAGCGTAGCTTCTCTTTTACTGCAGGAAGAGTAGAGGGCACAGAATTTAACAGATGCAAACTTAAAGCCCTTGGAAACAACACATAGCACAGGTTGAGCAGCCCACCAACAGCCCTCTGCTGTGCAGGAGGCTTTTTCTCCATGGATTACAACCTCAGAGAAAAGAGACACAGGGGATGGACCAGGCTTGTGcaacctgcagagctcagcacagacACTGCTTAGCTAGGTGAAAACCTTGAGCATGATGAGACCCTCTTAGCAACCTTCCTACCTCTTACTTACAAACTCCAGCCTGGGTAAGCAGGGGGAAGCATGCTGCAGAGCACCTTGTTTTGCATTAGTATTATACCAAGGCAGCCAACTGTGAGTTAACTTTGTTCCCCTTTGGAAGGAACTAAGACACCCACATACCTGGACTTCCCACATGGAGGGAAAGAGTACACAGAGCTCTAGCACATGGCAAGAAGGATGTCACTTTAGGCTTATCTGTGCATTAGCATTAGCACAATGGATTTTATTCCCTTCTAGAGATCAGTGGCAGTAGGATGGGGTTAActtcctgccccatccccttgGAATTCAGAGAAAGCCCCCCCAAAAGTGAGCAAATGTGGATACaaccaaatcatagaatcccagcctggtttgtgttggaagggaccttaaagctcctccagctccaacccctgccatgggcagggaccccttccactggagcagctgctccaagcccctgtttccaacctggccttgagcactgccagggatggggcagccacagcttctctgggcaccctgtgcaggggtctcacagtgaagaatttcttcctaatatctaatctaaatttcccctctgTAAATTGTTAAGTCTTGACAGGAAACCACATCCCATCATTTCCCCATCAAACAACAAGCCTCCTCTTAGCACTACCAGGCTGCAACTCCTCAATTTACACACTGGCCAGCTCATTTATTCCAGCAGGAACCACAAACAGACCCAAAGGTACCAGAACAGAGAGCTCAAAGAGCAAGGCAGCCACTCAAAACCAGTCACAAGCACTGAGCCAGCCTAGGTTTGGAAAGAATCAGATGTTAGGAAAGGAGGTAGAGTGAATCCTGCCCCCGCTGCTGCATCCTGAAAGGAAAacccagaggagctgcaggcaaATCAAGAAGAGCAGCAGACGTGCAGGTCCCACATCACAGTGAGGAATGAACACCCAGAATTAGCTTTAAACTGCTGCACAACTCCTcaagagcagctgctgctgccactgcttcTGAGAGGGCCTCTGACACTTCCATCACTAGTTTTCTTTGGAGCAAGTCAACCATTTCTTTTGACCTTTTCAGATCATAACAAGATGTCTCCAGACAATGAGGCTACATGCAGCTCTGCTACACGCAGCCCTAATTAGAGAGTAACTTCTCAGACGTGAGTCCCATGAGACTACAAgatttggtggggttttcttCACCTTAGGGGACTTTTCATCCAAGCTTCACTTTTTGTCAAGCTCTTTGTGAGAGCATTCTCTGTGCATCAATTACTGTCATACACAGGAAGGAGAAATGGGATTTTCTAGGACTTCCTAAGCAGAACCAAGCTGGCTTAAGACTGCTTTGGGATCCACAGCCATGGATTTAATATCGCTGCTGCCAGACAATGTTTCCTATATACTAAAGTCAATGGAAGCATATGCAGCAGATGAGTCAGCCCCAGGATACAACCGAAGTCAGAGGGCAGCTTCAGTGAGTACTGCGGGCTATTACAAGGAACATCAGACACAATCATTTGCAGAACAGACCTGAGCTATAAAAGCAAAGTTTACAGCTACTTGCTCTTGCCAGTTTCAGATGTCCAAACAACTGCCAAGCAGTAACAGGCCAAAGGAACTGAAACAAGATGTTTCTATCTGGTCAGCAAATGCAACTTGTCTCTGCCCCACAGTCCAGCCAAAGCTGTTAGCTACCTAatgcagcaggaccagggaaaCACACTTGTTACTGAGCGTAAAGCTGCCTTCAGGCCTGTCACAACACAGGCTTTCAGCAACACTCACCACAATACGACCCGAGGACAAATTCTAAACCCAGCTCCAGTGATTCAGAGCTTCGGCAGAGCCATGAGCTGCAGGAGCACTGTGCTCACACACAGATCTGGGGTGATTTCATGTGACTGACATACAGCTTAGCAAGCTGCTCAACTCAAAAGTGTTTTAGACAACTGGAGGAAAGAAACTGTAGGAAACTTGGCAGCTGTTCCCAAGCAGGTTTCTAGCAGGTTTCCTGGCTGCCAGGAGTGCTGCAGTGTGACAGGCAGCCAGCTGAGCCCCATGCCACCGCAGAGCAGTCATACTCACCAAGGGCTTTGCAGAGCTCTGGGTGTTTGATCCCGATGGTTTTCaacctctgcagcagctctgccgaGGTCATCTGCCGCACCAAGTACAGCCCCACAGAATAGCTCTAACaagacagggagagagagagtGAGTGATACTGCCCTCCTGCACTTGGAAGCTCTGTGCCACCTCCTTCCACACGTACCTTCCCGTAATTCCCCCAGGTAACCGTGATGCGGTTGGTGGCTGCAGACAAGTACATGAGATGGGTGAGGTTGATAGGACGACAGGGCCTTTTAGGCTCCACTCCAGGCTTGTTTGATGGATAGTAGCCCTAAGGCAGAAagattaaatatatacatagacacacacatttattttttttacttaagaTGCTTCTATATGGATCCATCTATTCACCAGCATCACTAAATTCTACTCAGCAACACTTTTCAAGGAAGGGGGTAGAAAGGAACTGAACAATCACACCAAGCACAAAGTAAGAAGGACCGAGTCTTTTTGCGAGAACAGTTTATTAACACCACATCTAATTCATGAGAAAATTAGCTTTAAACTAAGCAGTGCACTTTTATACTCTGGCTTCTTGTCTGCATTCATGAGTAAAGCAATTTCCTTCTAAATGGCACAAGTTCTTCCACAGTTGCGCTGtcacagctcccagctgagcTGACTTACCGGCACTGAGCAGTAGCTGTGGTTCACCTTCACGGCGATGTTTGGGGGGTACTGATCCTCCTGAGGAGAACTGGTGTCTGTGTAACAGATTCTGGAAAGAAACAACACGTTTCTCAATATCCCCACACTGTTTGCGTGTTCAAAGCCCTCTGCACATCACCACACCAACCCATGCTCCCTCCTCTGGCCAAAGCAAAGCCAGTTCCACTTGGCTCTCCCAGAGTAGATGCAGGCTTCGTAGCTGGGTAGCAAACACCTAGACACTGCTGGTTTCTACCACAGCACTGACTCAAGCAGTACATGTAgaaagaggttagaaaggagAGTTTAAGAAGCTTGTGTTAGGCATGTGAACAAGCAGCTTAAGTTATCTTTGTAGCTACTAAAGCCACACAGAAAGTTCCTGTCTTTAGGCAGTGCATTCCCTCCCCTTGGTCTGCATCTTCTGTTAAATCAGCCCCATGCTCAGACATACCTTAGGACAACCTGAACCGATTTCACACCAGGTTGCAGCTCCCTAGTAAATTAGAGAACAGAAACTTCAGATTCATTATATAAAGAGCCAAAACCCCCCAAAgcccccaaaataaaacaacacccacaaaaaaagcagaacaaccAAATTCAGCTGTCACTTCTGACAGACTCAAGAGTTTTAGGCTGTTGTGAGTTTTTTATAGGCCTTTAAGGAATTACTACTTTacagaatttcatttaaatagtACAATTCCCCTGCAAATATCAGTGTttctgtaatgattttttttccctcctaatGCACAATCCTGCAGCTCATTTCTGGGGTTTCAAACCTGGAATGGCTTTGGGTGAAACCCATCAATTTGCCTGGCATCATTTTGGTGATTTGGAAAGCATTTACACAGCTAGGATTTAAGGTCAGGACTACCTGAGTGTTCTTTCAAGACTCTCTTTGTTCAATTATTCAGCTAAAGCTGCTCATGCAAACAAAGGAACCAGTGGCACAAGCAGAACAACCTCAATATCACTGAATTCAGTGGTGTTGATCATAACAGGATTTCAGCTGCTACCAGGAAAGCAAAAGACCCCAGAACAAGAGCTATTTTATCAGGTCTTTGTACACAGGTGAAACCATACACTCATTTCTGCTAGGACACAAAGCGTAAGACCCCCAAATGAGTCTTGAGCTGGGGGGCACACATGTGGATACCACCCACAAGCTGGGGAAGATGATGCTGAGTGGTCATTTGAGACAAGCAAAGACTCACTGAAAGTCCCTCTGTGAAATATTTGTGTCACTGGCTCTAAGTTTTCCCACAAATCTGAATATATGGAGAAAAGAGCACCAAGAATCAGCTATAACTAAAGGGTGTAGTCTTTTATCACCCTTAAAGACTTCTGTGGTTTATCATTTCCCTTCTGTCAAGTCTTCAAACAGCTTCACCTGCATTGCCTCTGTTGATTGATTCAGAACAGTAATCAAGCACTGAATAGTCAAGAAACATCACAGTTCACCCACTCCATAACAGTGTGATattactgtgaagaaaaatacCTAAGGGTTTTCTGCTTAGTTTTGAGGACCTCTTCTGTGTCATTGTCCTCTCCCCACAGCAAGGGCCAGGGGACAGGTCAGGGAAAGAGGAAGCCTCACTGCCTGGACTGACATCTCTGGGGTGCTTCATTGTTTGAATCAGAAGTTGTATCGTGACAGAGGTCAGGGTAAATCCTAACCAGTGCAAGATGTTCTCTTACACAGTTACTATAGCAGCCTTTACAACAAGGAAGCTTTCTTTCAGGGGCAGTGTTACATGGGTAGCTTTTGAACATttgatgcaaagaaaaatgtgcaaaTACTCACAACACAAGCTCAGCAGACAACCTGGGTCACCGACCATTTCATAGCACTTTTCCTGCCCAAATGTACTATTCAAAGGCAAGATTAGAGGAGCAGAAGTGAAACGTCAGGACCTAGATGGCTGAAATTGGACCTCCCACCTCCCCCAGAGCTATTTGCTTTACATGAGAAGTGGCCTGTCTGCTCATGTCCTCAAACAAACTGTGTTTCCTTGCACTGAACAAAAGCTTCCACAGAGGGAACACTGTGGAATCACACAGCAATGTTTCCCTGCACTGTTAATACTCAATGAGAAGTACCTGGAATTTCTGATCAACTCCACTTGTCTCGGTGTTAATGCAAAAATACATGGACTTTCCTGAAGCTTCTCATTATTCTGtggaactggagaagaaaaaaagagactgtACATCAAACTGATAACATCCAGCTCTTCCCACACTGTGAAGCATACTGATGTTCTGAGCTGTGCTTATTCCCAAGTCTTGTTTTCTCCCATAGAGCTGAACACTGATCACTGTGCGTTTTGGTAACTCCACCACTGATTACAGCTTTGCTCATTCATTCCTTGCCTGTTTTACTAGTTTGCACACTAATACACAGTGGATCtggagctgctttttctttgtttttcctcccctcaAATAATGCATGAGCACAAACTATGAGTGGCTTCACTAGAGCTCAAAGCAGCAAAAGAGACCTATGCATGACATGAAAACATGAACTCACCAGACAGattctggaaaagaaaggaaacagcaacaaaaataacaagATCAGCTTagtattacaaaaaaaaccatcaaaaagcagctgtaagagaaaaaaaaacatgacttAAACACAGCTTTCAGGGTGTGTTTGCAGTAGAGTGTTAAGCAGTTGCTTTTGGACATGCTCCTCTGAGAGCCCAGTATTAACTGTAGCCTTTCAGCCATTAATGATTTGAAGATCAAATGCATTTAACATGGTTACAAGGAAGCTtgggatgtgcaaaactgtaACTTCCACTTAGTTCCTTGTATTCAATTTAGACACATTTAGTTACATTCTTGGAGCATGTTTCCAGCTGAAGTCAGGCCCTGAGCTGGTGAAAGTCACAAGATAAACACAACCAATGGGAAGTgataaaacagctttttttatctttttaacaaGAATTggctgttttttctttgcatcaCCTCAACTGTGAGTTTATTCAAGGCCAATATACCAAAATTTGCAAAGTATGGAAATGCACTTCACTAGGTGTGAGTAAGATGAGATGAAGGAAGGATAAAACCTCAGCAGCTCTaagatctcaaaggacacaGTGACAAAAATCATTCACTGACTACAGACACCTCCCCTTGGTAATtcagctttaaactgacaaaagaGCTTTCAGAACAAAAAGTAAGGTATTGTTATGgacttttaatttaattccaGTTCCCATTAGAAGGTCTTCTTGACCAAAACAGCAGTGAGGAGTAAAGCATTTCACAAGGACTCTCATTTTAATGTTGTTGCTTAAATAACTGCCCATGGACACGCTCTTCTCTGTTCAGCTACACAAAGACAAAGCAAACCTGATTAGAAAAACTGTGAAGCTGTTCgtgttttattttgcatctcTATCAGCTCACTCTTCCtttatgaaaacagaaacagcgCCTGGCTTCTGAGCACAGCACCAACAGGTAACAGAGGGGGATGCTGATGGAAGCCAAAGCCTATGAGGTATCCAATACATTCACTGTCACCTCTCCAGCAAAGTTGTCCAGCATCAAAACTAGCCCATTCCTGAACTGCAAATCAGGCAATTTGGTCACTATTATGATGCATCaaacagaatcccagactggtttgggttagaaaggaccttaaagctcatccagttccagcccctggacacagacagggacatcttccactggacTTCTAGTGTTGTCAGCAGCTACTTGGTGACAGGGcaagtgggaatggctttaagctgccagaggggagactgagctgagctcttaggcagaagccgttccctgtgagggtgctgaggtgctggcacagggtgcccagagaagctgtggctgccccatccctggcagtgctcaaggccaggttggacacaggggcttggagcagctgctccagtggaaggggtccctcccacaggagctggaggagctttaaggtcccttccaatccaaaccaggctgggattctgtaagTTGACTGTAAAGCATCTTCGATGTTTGTAAGCAGGGTAAGGACTCATTTAACACATACCATGATCATCAGCACGAGCATGTGCTTTGGCTGAGATTTGCTGGAGCTCCCTCGTGGCAGTGGTGTTTGCCCCTGCAGCAGGGGAAGGCAGTTGCCTTTGCCACAGAATCAGTAGCCCTGTTTATAGCAGCTGAAGTCCAGCTTCAGAGGAGGAGGGATgcagagctgaagcagcagtttTAGCACTTAGACATGAGAGAAGAGCAGCACCACCACAGGTATTATCAGAGGGAGAAACCCAAACAAGGCTGTGTacagagacagcagcaggacCCTGCAGACATGGCCttgagctcctgcagctgcacccAAAGGTCTTCTCTGGCATGCCTCCAGGAGAGCAGAAGCCTCAGTATCTACAGTGAACACGGGCTGTCGCAGCTCATGTGCAGAACAAAAACCCCTTTCAGAAGCCCTCACAGCACGCTGTGACTGTCAAAAACACTGCTTCAGCCCAAAAAGGTGCCAGAGCACACGTACACTTATCAGCAAGGTGCTCAGACACCAGGGAGCTCACACAAACACTCCCCTTGTCAGCTACTTAACATACAGTGCAGGAGGGATGTGAGGATTCATTCCCTATAAGAAGGTATCTGATCAATCTTCATTTTAAGCCTTACCCATTCGAGAGAATTTCAGCGATTTCAGTAAATTAGAACAAATTCTTTCATGTCAGAGCCCTCAAACCTGACCagaaagctgcagcagaagctgtttcATGTAGATAACTCAGATGGTAAACTCAATGCTTCCACTGACTGAAACTGTGTCTGCAGTTACCAAATATGAGGTATTAGCTGGCTTGCAAGGGACCTAATTTATCTGCTTTTAGCTGAAGCCACTGTTGTCTACAAGTCTAGTAGTAATTTGATAGTTCTTCAGGGAACCTCTCTGCCTACAGGCCAAATCAGGCATCGCCCACCTCACCTTTCTTCTCAAGGCAATCACCTTGGAGAGGCAAGAGAGCTTTGTCCTTACGAAAAATGCTTCTAACTGAAGCCTGGAACATACAAATTAAGCTTCCCCTACTCCCACCATGGTTATCTGCTTAAAATAGCTCTTTCTGTGGCCTAGGGTACTACAACAGTAGCTGGGTGTCTCCATGTGGATCTGGAATCTTAAATCTCTTTCAGATAGTTCCACATTGCGAGTTTCTTAGGTTGACAAGAGCTTAAGCTTGGTCCAGACACAGAACAGGAAACGGGAGCAATGAAGCATGAACTGCTGCAGCTTCCATAtggaaaaatgcttcattttcctcAGAGCAGTTTGTTGTATCACCCTTCCACACTAAGCAGAGCCCCACACAAGCATAACTCCTCAGGTAGAAGTTATTCCAGCAGCTGGCTGTTACAGGTAGCTTCTTTATACCATTGGCTCTGGCAGAAGGGATTGCAGGTTACCAGGCagggaaaaattaaacaagTGTCTGGAAGATGCTGTTAGGTTCTGAACACTGACTGGGACAAAGACTGAAGCTCTGCTCATGCCCAGTTCTCACCAGCAATCCCCTGTCGTTACACAGAAACCACTCTcatcagaagggaaaaatcagTCAGATGTGCTGCAGGGAACAAGCTGACCCGAGGGAGGTGTCAGCTACTCAATATAATGAGACCTTGCTTCTGACCCAATGCAGAAGATTTAATGTCAATGTTTAACAAAATCTGTTAATCACAGTAAGTACATCCAggctctcctcctgcctctggATGGTTCTACCTCTTGAGAATTTGTTTGCCCTTCAAACACTACATTTGTGTTTCTGACTAACAAATACCACCCCATGTTTAAGGCTAACCTAACTCCTTCCCCAAAGAGCATTTAAACTATTCTAGCAATCACCCCTCAACTGTTTTATCAGTCATAGCATTAACATATTTAAAGCTACCAAACGAAGATGAAAACTACACATAGTCTGATGAACGGAGATGAAAACTATCTAAGTCTGATGACTTGGTCCTTCTTTTGTACCTGCACAATCACATCTTCATCTATCTTTTCCCCCCCCAACCCATATGCAcatcaaacctttttttttcagcagacaGAGTAGCTTCCCAAGTGCCAGCTTCATTTAGAAGTGAAGCCTGATATCACCACATCAGCTTTGTGAGATGCTGAGATGCAACCAACAATGATGCTTCTCCTTCACATACACTGTATTTGCTACAAGAACATTCTGTGGAACACTGGTGACaatcccctttgtttctcagaactaaaatgatgaaaaatcaGTCTCCTGGCCCCAGGGTGGGTAAAAAAGCACTTCTTCCAGTTTTCCTAGCTCAAAATACATAGCATCAGACACAAATAGCTACAGCAAGCACAAAATGAGTCAGAAATACCCTTTTCTGTGTGTGCCACCCTCTTTCATCCATAGGAGGCTTTAGGTCAGGTATTTTAAGCACTAGAAAACAGCAGGAGTGTAGCATGTGCCAGCAGACTGGCTCAGCACAGGTGTGATGGTCTTCAACAATCCACTGTCCCGTTACAGAGATGGAATACACATTCTCATTCACAGGGAAAGACCACACCATGCaacacagcagcatttgcaacaAAGGCTGGGAAAGATACAGCCAAACAAGACAGGATTGCAAATTATATCTCAAAGCAACCACAGACCTGTTCTAAGGCAAGGGGGGGAAAAACCAGACAGAAATATTCTTCTCTAAGGGGGGAACACAGGGAGAGAAGGGCACCCACCGCCCCCTTAATCAGCCTCTCTCTTGCCACAGATCcttgagaacactgtctccttTCTGACACTTAATCCAGaatcccttttctctcccagaCCGAGCCCAGTGTAAATGCAGCAGCGTGTTGAAAACTCACGTAATTCTGTTGGCTTCAACAGCTCATCCAGGGTCGTGTAGAAGGGAAGTTTCACCAGGCGAACTTCAGGCTTTGCAACTTTGGGTGGCAACCTCCCCAGTCCATTAAGGTATTTCCCATAGAGAGCAGGATAGTCAATGTTAGTGGTGGGGATAGTAGTCCGGGGAATGGTGCTTCCGCGGTCATAGTTGGTGTGTATGGAGAGTGCCTCGGTGGAgcggtgctgctggggctggggctgagcagctTCAGAGCTCCTCTTGCTATA
The DNA window shown above is from Melopsittacus undulatus isolate bMelUnd1 chromosome 19, bMelUnd1.mat.Z, whole genome shotgun sequence and carries:
- the PIAS4 gene encoding E3 SUMO-protein ligase PIAS4, with protein sequence MAAELVEAKNMVMSFRVSDLQMLLGFVGRSKSGLKHELVTRALQLVQFDCSPEVFKKIKELYETRYSKRSSEAAQPQPQQHRSTEALSIHTNYDRGSTIPRTTIPTTNIDYPALYGKYLNGLGRLPPKVAKPEVRLVKLPFYTTLDELLKPTELLPQNNEKLQESPCIFALTPRQVELIRNSRELQPGVKSVQVVLRICYTDTSSPQEDQYPPNIAVKVNHSYCSVPGYYPSNKPGVEPKRPCRPINLTHLMYLSAATNRITVTWGNYGKSYSVGLYLVRQMTSAELLQRLKTIGIKHPELCKALVKEKLRLDPDSEIATTGVRVSLICPLVKMRLSVPCRAETCAHLQCFDAVFYLQMNEKKPTWMCPVCDKPAPYDQLIIDGLLSKILTECEDADEIEYLVDGSWCPIRAEKERSCSPQCPILVLGSSDVNGLLPTPNTNGENGKATADVVDLTLDSSSSEEEEEEDEEEDDDDEGPQPKRRCSYEKGLVSAC